From the genome of Bacteroidia bacterium:
TAATTCAGATTCCTTTTTTTGTAATTCGGTTTGAGCATTAGTTTGGAATGTTTGAATTCTTTGTTGCATTGTTGTTAATTCTTCTTCTTTGGTTTTTTTAATAACATCACCCATAGTAGCTTGATTTGCCTGATAATCGTTATATTTTTTCTCAAGTTCATCCTGCATTGCAACAAGTTGATCTTCTAATTGTTTTGAATATTCTTGTAATGTTTTTTGTGCAGCTTCTCTTTCTGGCATTAAAGCAAATAAATCATTTGAATTTAAATGTCCGAATTTCATTTTTGCCTGAGAAAATCCCGAAAAATTCATTAATAACAATGCAATTAATATTGCGAATCCAATGTTTTTCATGTTTGTTTTTAAATTTAGATTTTTGCAAATTTATAAATTAATTCTTATAACCCAACTTTTTAAGTACATCGTCACTTTTATCCAGTTTTGAATCTGTATAAAGCATATTTAAACTACCAGCGGTATCAAAAATTATTGCATAATTACCTTCTGTAGCAATGTCTTTAACTGAATTAAAAACTTCATCCTGAATTGGTTTTACTAACTCCTGACGTTTTTTGTATAGTTCGCCTTCTTTTCCAAAATATTTCTTTTGAAGATCTTTTGCTTCTTTTTCTTTAACCACTATATCATTTTCTCTTTTAGATCTCATTTCTTCTGTTAATAAAACTTTCTCTGCCTGAAAGTCTTTATACAATTTGTCAACCTGAGCATAAATTGCTTCAATCTCTTTTTGCCAATCGACTGATATTTTATCAAGTTGAGCCTGTGCTGCCTGATAGGATGGAATATTTTTTAAAATATAATCCGTATCAACATAAGCAAAT
Proteins encoded in this window:
- a CDS encoding OmpH family outer membrane protein — translated: FAYVDTDYILKNIPSYQAAQAQLDKISVDWQKEIEAIYAQVDKLYKDFQAEKVLLTEEMRSKRENDIVVKEKEAKDLQKKYFGKEGELYKKRQELVKPIQDEVFNSVKDIATEGNYAIIFDTAGSLNMLYTDSKLDKSDDVLKKLGYKN
- a CDS encoding OmpH family outer membrane protein, with the protein product MKNIGFAILIALLLMNFSGFSQAKMKFGHLNSNDLFALMPEREAAQKTLQEYSKQLEDQLVAMQDELEKKYNDYQANQATMGDVIKKTKEEELTTMQQRIQTFQTNAQTELQKKESELLQPIIEKAKKAIEEVSKDNGYTYVFDTGTGSLLYWPKDSDDVLPLVKTKLGIK